The genomic segment CAAAAATGGTGCTACTGAAGTAGACATGGTCATCAACATTGGAGCCCTTAAAGGTGGAAATGACACTTTAGTACAAAGTGACATTGAAAGTGTTGTAGCTGTTTCAAAAGGAAAAGCTTTATCTAAAGTAATTATTGAAACATCATTATTAACAGATGACGAAAAAGTAAGAGCTTGTGAACTTGCTAAAAAAGCAGGAGCAGATTTTGTTAAAACTTCTACTGGATTTTCAACAGGTGGAGCAACACTTGAAGACATTAAATTAATGCGTGCAACTGTTGGACCAGAAATGGGCGTTAAAGCGAGCGGCGGCGTTCGTACAACTGAAGATGCACACCAATTTATTGAAGCAGGAGCTACACGTTTAGGTTCTTCAAATGGTTTAGCAATCGTAGAAGGATAATCTGATAGCAGTTAGATGAATAAAAAAGTGAATAAACTATTTGATAGAATACGAGTCTCAAGTACGGCTCGTATTCTATTTTTCTAATTAAAAAAATAAAGACTGTTTTATTTGATTTTTGTGTTTATATTGAAATAAGCGTGTATTATGAGTATAATGTACTGTAAATACATGTGGTAAAGCACTCATTTGGAGTGCTTATTTTGTATTAATCTAGTTATATGAAAAGCAAGATTAGTACTTATAAACTAGTGATAAACGAAAAGAAGGTGGCAAGATGCCCAAAAGTAAAGATTATACTGCACAAGAAGTAATTGCTCTAACCGTTACTTATATGAATAGCAATCATGTAGCTTTTGTCAAAAAGGCATGCGACTTTGCCACAAATGCTCATAAAGATCAGTATAGAAAATCTGGTGAACCGTATATTATTCATCCAATACAAGTTGCAGGGATTTTAGCAGAATTAAAAATGGATCCAGTAACGGTAGCGACTGGATTTCTTCACGATGTTGTTGAAGATACTGAATATACTTTTGAAGATATTTCAAGAGAATTTTCTCCTGAAGTGGCTATGCTTGTAGATGGTGTAACGAAATTAGGAAAAATAAAATATAAATCACATGAAGAACAACAAGCAGAAAACCATCGTAAAATGTTGTTGGCAATGGCTAAAGATTTAAGAGTGATCATGGTTAAACTAGCTGACCGATTGCATAATTTGCGTACGCTAAAGTTTCATAGACCAGAAAAACAACGACGCATCGCAAATGAAACGCTTGAAGTTTATGCTCCGCTTGCTCATCGTTTAGGGATCAATTTAATCAAATGGGAATTAGAAGATACTTCTTTGCGTTATTTGAATCCTCAACAATATTACCGGATTGTTCATTTAATGAATTCTAAAAGAGAAGAAAGAGAAACGTATATTTCTGATTCAATCTCAAAAATTCAAGATTCTATTGACGAATTGAGCATTACTGCAGATATTACGGGTCGACCAAAACACATTTACTCTATTTATCGTAAAATGCGAGATCAAAAGAAACAATTCGATCAAATTTATGATTTGTTGGCTATCCGTGTTATTGTAGATTCAATTAAAGACTGTTATGCCGTATTAGGAGCAATCCATACGCGATGGAAACCTATGCCTGGTAGATTTAAAGATTATATTGCTATGCCAAAATCCAATATGTACCAATCGATCCATACTACGGTTATTGGAGAACACGGTAAACCCGTTGAAGTTCAAATTCGTACTAAAGAAATGCATGAAATAGCTGAATATGGTGTTGCGGCTCACTGGGCATATAAAGAAGGTATCACTAAAAAAGTTGAAGACGATTCTGATGGTAAAAAAATCTCTTGGTTTAGAGACATCATTGAATTACAAGATGAATCCAGCGATGCAAGCGACTTTATGGAAAGTGTAAAAGAAGATATTTTTAAAGATAAAGTCTATGTTTTCACACCAAAAGGAGACGTTAGTGAATTGCCTTCTGGTGCTGGGCCATTAGATTTTGCGTTTAATATTCATACAGAAATTGGCAATAAAACCATTGGGGCTAAAGTGAATGGGAAAATAGTTCCTTTGAATTATAGATTGAAGACAGGAGATATCATTGAAATTTTGACTTCTCCTAATTCATACGGTCCGAGCCGTGACTGGATCAATTTAGTCTCAACGAGTAAGGCTAAAAATAAGATCAAGCGTTTCTTTAAATTACAAGACCGTGAAGTCAATATTGTCAAAGGTCGGGATATGCTTGAGAAGCAATTAATTGACATGCAATTTCAACCTAAAGCGTTTCTTACCAAGAATCATATCAAATTGCTTTTGGAGCGCTTCAATTTCACTTCAGAAGACGACTTATATGCGGCTATTGGTTATGGTGAGTTAACAGCATTAGTAGTAGCCAACCGATTAACTGAAAAAGAACGAAGAGACCGAGACAATGAAAAGAAAATTCAAGATATCGCTTCGATCGAACTTAAAACTAAAAAAGAACCAGAAAAAATCAAAATAAAACATGAAGGCGGCATTGTCATTCAAGGAATCGATAACTTACTGATTCGTATTAGCCGTTGTTGTAACCCCGTACCAGGCGATGAAATTGTTGGATATATAACCAAAGGCAGAGGCGTTTCGATTCATCGGAAAAACTGTCCTAACGTTATCGCAGCAAAAGATGCTGAAAATCGACTAATTGATGTTGAATGGGAAGATACAACTTCTAAAAGCCAAGAGTATAATGCTGAATTGCAAATTGTTGGGTATAATCGTTCTGGGTTGTTGAATGAAGTCCTGCAAGTTGTCAACAGTATGACGAAAAATTTAAATAATGTAATGGGAAAAGTAGACAATAATAAAATGGCCACAATTACGTTAACAGTGGGTATCCAGAATATCCACCAGTTGGATAAAATTATTGATAAAATAAAATCTATTCCTGATGTTTATGGTGTAAAAAGAATGTCTTCTTAAGCACATTAATCAAGTAGAAAACAGAAAATTGCCCGTCCTTGTGGGCGAATTTCTGTTTTCTTATTTTTTTGATCAAAAAATATTAACAATTCAAAAGGTGGTTTAAAAATGAAAGTAGTCATTCAGCGTTCAAAGCAAGCAAGCGTACGTATTGAAGAAACAGTTATAGGAGAAATATCGCATGGGTTTGTTTTGTTAGTCGGTATAGAGGAAGAAGATCAGCAAGAAGATATTGATTATATGGTACGTAAAATCAGCAAAATGCGTATTTTTGAAGATTCTCAAGGGAAAATGAATTTAAGCCTAGCAGAAGTCAATGGAGAAATATTGTCGATTTCTCAGTTTACACTTTATGCAGATACAAAAAAAGGAAATCGCCCCAGTTTCACTAAAGCCGCAAGACCTCAAATTGCTATTCCACTGTATGAAGCCTTTAATGCTGGTTTAAGAGAAACTGGAGTAACGGTTCAAACGGGTGAATTTGGTGCAGATATGCAAGTCTCAATCTTAAATGATGGCCCAGTGACCATTATTATTGATAGCAAACAGCGTTGAGTTAAAGAAAAGAGCTAACAACGATAGGAATATTTCCTCCGTTGTTAGCTCTTTTTATTTATGGGATAAAGTATTGATTTAAAGATTGATAAATGATTTCAGCAATGGATGTTTGGTAGGATGAAGTATTGACAGTAATTTGATCCACATCACTATTTAAATACCCTAATTCAATTAAGATAGCAGGCTGGGTATTTTCTCTCGTAACATAGAAATCTCCAAAACGAACACCATTATTAGGTAGGATCCCATTTTGTTTTAAGTTTCCATTTACGATTTCAGCTAAAGGCATATCTTTGTCATGGTAGTAATAAGTTGTCGTACCACTGATTTCATTAGCGTGTTCCGTTGAATCATAATGTAAACTGATAAAAACATCGGCATTAGCCTGATTGCTGATAACTGTTCGTTCATCTAAGCTAACAAACGTATCATCAGAACGAGTCAATATCACATTTGCTCCCGCATCGCGTAATCGATTAGCAACAAGTTGAGCTGTGTCTAACGTTACTTCTTTTTCATAGAATGTATTGGCTAAAGCACCAGGATCGTTTCCGCCATGTCCTGCATCAATCACGATCGTTGCTTCAGCTAATGAAGTGACATTAGCTGTAGGCGCTGGTTGTTGATCAGCTGATAAGTCTACTACCCAATTGGCTACATAGCCGGTTTGTCCATCTGCTAATGTGATTTTGTACCAATCTCCTTCAGTAGAGAGGTAGGTAAAGCTTTCTCCTTTGTCAACTGTTGTGACAACTGTACTTTCAACTGAAGGACCACTTCGAATATTTGTTCCGGAGCTACGTGTGGTCACTGTTTGAATAGGAGCTGAATTATCTTCGGCACTAGCGACCGTCGTTGTAGCTAATGGTGTTTCATTGATTTTAATCAAATCTGAACTGATCCAAGCGACTTGGCCGTAATATTGAATTTGAGTCCAACCTTCTTGTTGGAATAATACGGTAAGTTCTGTTCCATTGGCTACTTTACCAAGAATTTCAGAATCCAGATTGCTTTCGCTTCGGATATTTACTTCTTCACCGGTTACAATACCTATTTTATTGGTTGCGGCACTTACTTCCGTATTTTCAATCAACCAGCTAGCGATCCATCCAATCTGATCGTTGCTTAGGCGTACTTTGTACCATTCATTTTCTTCGGTAAGCATCGTTACTTTTTCGCCACCAGTGACCTGTGTCATGATATCATAGGAAAGACCTGGCCCTGTACGAACATTGACCACACTAGCATCAACTTTGATCGTTCCTTGATTAGCAAGAACAACTGTAGCAAATGCAGTTAGTCCAATGAATAGTGTAATGATAAGCAATGAAACCATTTTTTTTATTTTTTTTAATGTCAATTTATTTTCCATTAGAAGTTCACTACTTTCTTAATTACGAAAACGCAATCAATTATAAAATATATGTACTATTTGATTATAGCAATGTTACACTTTAATATGCAATTAAATCCTTATATTCATCAACTTTTTTTAGAATGAGAAAAAAAGTAAGCAAGGATTAAACTTTCTGTCCTTGACAATGTTTAGACTTTCTTGTAATCTTACATTATTATATCAATCACCCAATGAAAGAAAAAGTAAGTAATTCTAGCGTGTGAATAGAGAGGGTTTCCTTAGGCTGAAAGAAATCCCCGTAGACTTAACTGAAAGACATTCTGGAGGGTTAGCAGTGAAAAGCTGCTACGTTACGAGCGTTAATCGTTGAGGAAAACTTAGGTTTTCAAACAAAGGTGGTACCACGTATAATGAACAGTCATTCGTCCTTATTCTATTTAGAATAAGGGCGTTTTTTTGTATTTTTTAATAAAAAGATTTGTAGAAACTAAAGGAGTGTTGAATAATGGCAATTCAAAAACCAAAAGGAACAGCTGATTTATTACCAGAAGAGTCAAGAAAATGGCAATATGTTGAAGAAATTTTAAATATGGTGTTGGCTGACTATCAATTTGGAGAAATCAGAACACCTATTTTTGAAAGTTATGATTTATTTTCTCGTGGAGTAGGCGAAACAAGTGATATTGTTTCAAAAGAAATGTACGATTTTTATGATAAAGGCGAACGTCATATGTCACTTCGTCCTGAAGGAACAGCACCAGTTGTTCGTGCGTTTGTTGAAAATAAATTATTTGGTCCAGAGCATGCGAAACCTTATAAAGTTTATTACAAAGGTCCAATGTTCCGTTATGAACGTCCTCAAGGCGGAAGAATGAGACAGTTCCATCAATTAGGTGTGGAAGTATTCGGAAGTACGAATCCTGCAACTGATGTAGAGACAATGGCTCTTGCAATGGCTTTATTTAAAGAACTTGGGTTAGAAAAGTTGACATTAGTCATCAACTCTTTAGGTGATGCTCAAAGCCGGATTGATTATAAAGAAGCACTTGTTGCTTATTTAGAACCTCATTTTGAAGAACTAAGCAAAGATTCTCAAACACGTTTGCACAAAAATCCATTACGTGTATTAGATAGTAAAGATACAAAAGATAAAGAAATTGTGAAAAATGCGCCTTCTATTTTAGATTACCTCAGTGAAGATTC from the Carnobacterium inhibens subsp. inhibens DSM 13024 genome contains:
- the deoC gene encoding deoxyribose-phosphate aldolase, translating into MTVQLNKTIDHTLLKPEATEAQIKTLCEEAAKYDFMSVCVNPTWVKKAAELLAGTDVKVCTVIGFPLGANTSEVKAYEVENAIKNGATEVDMVINIGALKGGNDTLVQSDIESVVAVSKGKALSKVIIETSLLTDDEKVRACELAKKAGADFVKTSTGFSTGGATLEDIKLMRATVGPEMGVKASGGVRTTEDAHQFIEAGATRLGSSNGLAIVEG
- a CDS encoding RelA/SpoT family protein, encoding MPKSKDYTAQEVIALTVTYMNSNHVAFVKKACDFATNAHKDQYRKSGEPYIIHPIQVAGILAELKMDPVTVATGFLHDVVEDTEYTFEDISREFSPEVAMLVDGVTKLGKIKYKSHEEQQAENHRKMLLAMAKDLRVIMVKLADRLHNLRTLKFHRPEKQRRIANETLEVYAPLAHRLGINLIKWELEDTSLRYLNPQQYYRIVHLMNSKREERETYISDSISKIQDSIDELSITADITGRPKHIYSIYRKMRDQKKQFDQIYDLLAIRVIVDSIKDCYAVLGAIHTRWKPMPGRFKDYIAMPKSNMYQSIHTTVIGEHGKPVEVQIRTKEMHEIAEYGVAAHWAYKEGITKKVEDDSDGKKISWFRDIIELQDESSDASDFMESVKEDIFKDKVYVFTPKGDVSELPSGAGPLDFAFNIHTEIGNKTIGAKVNGKIVPLNYRLKTGDIIEILTSPNSYGPSRDWINLVSTSKAKNKIKRFFKLQDREVNIVKGRDMLEKQLIDMQFQPKAFLTKNHIKLLLERFNFTSEDDLYAAIGYGELTALVVANRLTEKERRDRDNEKKIQDIASIELKTKKEPEKIKIKHEGGIVIQGIDNLLIRISRCCNPVPGDEIVGYITKGRGVSIHRKNCPNVIAAKDAENRLIDVEWEDTTSKSQEYNAELQIVGYNRSGLLNEVLQVVNSMTKNLNNVMGKVDNNKMATITLTVGIQNIHQLDKIIDKIKSIPDVYGVKRMSS
- the dtd gene encoding D-aminoacyl-tRNA deacylase yields the protein MKVVIQRSKQASVRIEETVIGEISHGFVLLVGIEEEDQQEDIDYMVRKISKMRIFEDSQGKMNLSLAEVNGEILSISQFTLYADTKKGNRPSFTKAARPQIAIPLYEAFNAGLRETGVTVQTGEFGADMQVSILNDGPVTIIIDSKQR
- a CDS encoding N-acetylmuramoyl-L-alanine amidase translates to MENKLTLKKIKKMVSLLIITLFIGLTAFATVVLANQGTIKVDASVVNVRTGPGLSYDIMTQVTGGEKVTMLTEENEWYKVRLSNDQIGWIASWLIENTEVSAATNKIGIVTGEEVNIRSESNLDSEILGKVANGTELTVLFQQEGWTQIQYYGQVAWISSDLIKINETPLATTTVASAEDNSAPIQTVTTRSSGTNIRSGPSVESTVVTTVDKGESFTYLSTEGDWYKITLADGQTGYVANWVVDLSADQQPAPTANVTSLAEATIVIDAGHGGNDPGALANTFYEKEVTLDTAQLVANRLRDAGANVILTRSDDTFVSLDERTVISNQANADVFISLHYDSTEHANEISGTTTYYYHDKDMPLAEIVNGNLKQNGILPNNGVRFGDFYVTRENTQPAILIELGYLNSDVDQITVNTSSYQTSIAEIIYQSLNQYFIP
- the hisS gene encoding histidine--tRNA ligase, producing the protein MAIQKPKGTADLLPEESRKWQYVEEILNMVLADYQFGEIRTPIFESYDLFSRGVGETSDIVSKEMYDFYDKGERHMSLRPEGTAPVVRAFVENKLFGPEHAKPYKVYYKGPMFRYERPQGGRMRQFHQLGVEVFGSTNPATDVETMALAMALFKELGLEKLTLVINSLGDAQSRIDYKEALVAYLEPHFEELSKDSQTRLHKNPLRVLDSKDTKDKEIVKNAPSILDYLSEDSKQHFEVVKEMLTALDIPFVVDSNMVRGLDYYTHTIFEVMSDAPGFGAITTICAGGRYDGLVEEVGGPATPGFGFALGLERLMMTLEAEEIEIPDLHEVDVYVVGLGDATNIETLKIVQAVREAGLSGERDYMYRKIKGQFKTASKMNAKVVITLGDAELENKEVNFKVMKTGKEFKVSLAEIYKDFEKLFNLKLADMTAFNDFFNKED